In a genomic window of uncultured Flavobacterium sp.:
- a CDS encoding urocanate hydratase — protein MTFQEEIKQGIPSILPPKKEYDLAINHAPKRKEILSAEEKKLALKNALRYFEAKHHAELIVEFSEELEKYGRIYMYRLRPDYRMYARPIDEYPGKSLQAKAIMHMIQNNLDYAVAQHPHELITYGGNGAVFQNWAQYLLTMQYLSEMTDEQTLTMYSGHPMGLFPSHSEAPRVVVTNGMVIPNYSKPDDWEKMNALGVSQYGQMTAGSYMYIGPQGIVHGTTITVLNGFRKIKLNPEGNLFVTSGLGGMSGAQPKAGNIAGCITVCAEVNPKITKIRHEQGWINEIVTSTEELVKRVALAKANKEVVSIAYLGNVVDVWECFDKENIKIDLGSDQTSLHNPWAGGYYPVGISFEEANEMMAKNPELFKEKVQESLRRQAKAINKHTAKGTYFFDYGNAFLLEASRAGADVMAENNIDFKYPSYVQDIMGPMCFDYGFGPFRWVCTSGKPEDLQKTDTIASQVLEELAKTSPNEIQQQMQDNIKWIKGAQENKLVVGSQARILYADAEGRIKIAEAFNQAIAKGEIGTVVLGRDHHDVSGTDSPYRETSNIYDGSRFTADMAIQNVIGDSFRGATWVSIHNGGGVGWGEVINGGFGMVLDGSKEASKRLASMLFWDVNNGISRRSWARNDEAIFAIKRAMEVQPLLKVTLPNIVDENLF, from the coding sequence ATGACTTTTCAAGAAGAAATAAAACAAGGAATTCCATCTATATTACCTCCAAAAAAAGAGTACGATTTAGCAATTAATCACGCGCCAAAAAGAAAAGAAATCCTTTCGGCAGAAGAAAAAAAGCTGGCTCTTAAAAATGCATTGCGTTATTTTGAAGCTAAACATCACGCTGAATTAATTGTCGAATTCTCTGAAGAATTAGAAAAATACGGACGTATATATATGTATCGTCTGCGTCCAGATTACAGAATGTACGCTAGACCAATTGACGAATATCCTGGGAAATCATTGCAGGCAAAAGCAATTATGCACATGATTCAAAACAATCTGGATTATGCTGTGGCGCAACATCCGCATGAATTAATTACTTATGGCGGTAATGGAGCTGTTTTCCAGAACTGGGCACAATATTTATTAACGATGCAATATTTGTCTGAAATGACAGATGAGCAAACCTTGACAATGTATTCAGGACATCCAATGGGATTATTTCCTTCGCATTCTGAAGCGCCAAGAGTTGTGGTTACAAACGGAATGGTGATTCCAAACTATTCTAAACCGGACGATTGGGAAAAAATGAATGCTTTGGGCGTTTCACAATACGGACAAATGACGGCTGGAAGTTATATGTATATTGGTCCTCAAGGAATTGTACACGGAACTACGATTACTGTTTTGAACGGTTTCAGAAAAATAAAACTAAATCCTGAAGGTAATCTTTTTGTAACATCAGGACTTGGCGGAATGTCCGGTGCGCAACCAAAAGCCGGAAATATTGCAGGTTGTATTACGGTCTGCGCCGAAGTAAATCCTAAAATCACCAAGATTCGTCACGAACAAGGATGGATTAATGAAATCGTAACTTCTACTGAAGAATTGGTAAAAAGAGTCGCTTTGGCGAAAGCCAATAAAGAAGTGGTTTCAATTGCTTATTTAGGAAATGTAGTTGATGTTTGGGAATGTTTCGATAAAGAAAATATCAAAATTGATTTGGGTTCTGACCAAACTTCGCTTCATAATCCTTGGGCGGGCGGTTATTATCCAGTTGGAATTTCTTTTGAAGAAGCAAACGAAATGATGGCAAAAAATCCTGAATTATTCAAAGAAAAAGTACAGGAATCTTTGCGTCGTCAAGCGAAAGCAATAAACAAACATACGGCAAAAGGAACTTACTTTTTTGATTACGGAAATGCGTTTTTATTAGAAGCTTCACGTGCTGGCGCTGATGTAATGGCAGAAAATAATATTGATTTCAAATATCCAAGTTACGTTCAGGATATTATGGGACCAATGTGTTTTGACTATGGTTTTGGACCATTTAGATGGGTTTGTACTTCAGGAAAACCAGAAGATTTACAAAAAACCGATACAATTGCAAGTCAGGTTTTAGAAGAATTAGCGAAAACATCTCCTAATGAAATTCAGCAGCAAATGCAGGATAACATCAAATGGATCAAAGGCGCACAGGAAAATAAATTGGTTGTAGGTTCTCAAGCCAGAATCTTATATGCTGATGCCGAAGGTAGAATTAAAATCGCCGAGGCTTTTAACCAGGCGATTGCAAAAGGCGAAATTGGAACGGTTGTTTTAGGGCGCGATCATCATGACGTTTCAGGAACGGATTCTCCTTACAGAGAGACTTCTAACATCTATGACGGATCTCGTTTTACGGCAGATATGGCAATTCAAAACGTGATTGGAGACAGCTTTAGAGGTGCAACCTGGGTATCGATTCATAACGGCGGCGGAGTTGGCTGGGGAGAGGTTATAAATGGTGGATTTGGTATGGTTCTTGATGGTTCTAAAGAGGCTTCAAAACGTTTAGCATCAATGCTTTTTTGGGATGTTAACAACGGAATTTCAAGAAGAAGCTGGGCTAGAAATGACGAAGCAATTTTTGCTATAAAAAGAGCGATGGAAGTTCAGCCATTGTTAAAAGTAACGCTGCCTAATATCGTAGATGAAAATCTATTTTAG
- a CDS encoding DUF5522 domain-containing protein, whose translation MKEQSNENKLIEGEDFYYTPEGYKCFTEKHHLKRGYCCKSGCRHCPYGFDKNTGQIRKKI comes from the coding sequence ATGAAAGAGCAAAGTAATGAAAATAAACTAATCGAAGGCGAAGATTTTTACTATACGCCCGAAGGTTATAAATGCTTTACTGAAAAACACCACCTAAAACGCGGTTATTGCTGCAAAAGTGGTTGCCGTCATTGTCCGTACGGATTTGATAAAAATACAGGTCAAATTAGAAAAAAAATCTAA
- a CDS encoding pyridoxal-phosphate dependent enzyme, whose product MNQEIHTTFQNDISLTIKREDLIHPFVSGNKFRKLKYNLLQAKAENKTTLLTFGGAFSNHIAAVAYAGKEQGFKTIGIIRGEEILDKIEDNPTLKFAQENGMQFEFVTREDYRYKSEASFIEKLKEKFGDFYLVPEGGTNELAVKGCEEILTDEDAVFDYVCCAVGTGGTISGLINSALSYQKVLGFPALKGDFLTDEIRIFAKKDNWNLISDYHFGGYGKINLELIEFINAFFEENKVPLDPIYTGKMVFGVIDLIHKNYFPAGSKILLIHTGGLQGIDGMNIKLKQKKLPILISNG is encoded by the coding sequence TTGAACCAGGAAATTCATACTACTTTCCAGAACGATATTTCTCTGACAATTAAAAGAGAAGACTTGATTCATCCTTTTGTTTCGGGGAATAAATTCAGAAAACTCAAATATAATTTACTTCAGGCTAAAGCCGAAAATAAAACTACTTTGTTGACTTTTGGCGGTGCTTTTTCGAATCATATTGCAGCGGTTGCATATGCAGGAAAAGAGCAGGGTTTTAAAACAATAGGAATTATTCGCGGAGAAGAAATTCTTGATAAAATAGAAGATAATCCAACCTTGAAATTTGCTCAGGAAAACGGAATGCAATTTGAGTTTGTAACCCGCGAAGATTACAGATATAAAAGTGAAGCTTCGTTTATAGAAAAATTAAAAGAGAAGTTTGGAGATTTTTATTTAGTGCCTGAAGGCGGAACAAATGAGTTGGCGGTAAAAGGCTGCGAGGAGATTTTGACTGATGAAGATGCTGTTTTTGATTACGTTTGCTGCGCTGTTGGAACTGGCGGAACCATATCTGGATTGATCAATAGCGCGTTGTCATATCAGAAAGTTTTAGGGTTTCCGGCGTTAAAAGGTGACTTTTTAACAGATGAAATTCGTATTTTTGCAAAAAAAGATAACTGGAATTTAATTTCTGACTATCATTTTGGAGGTTATGGGAAGATAAATTTAGAATTAATTGAATTTATCAATGCTTTTTTTGAAGAAAATAAAGTGCCTTTAGATCCAATTTATACAGGAAAGATGGTTTTTGGCGTTATAGATTTAATACATAAAAACTATTTTCCTGCAGGTTCAAAAATATTACTCATTCATACCGGTGGATTACAAGGAATTGATGGAATGAATATAAAATTGAAGCAGAAAAAATTACCAATACTTATAAGCAATGGTTAA